The DNA sequence ATTATCCCCTTAaagtttaattaaacaaaataatttagttaaatattaaatgtttcattataGAAGTTTTAGCTTTAATAGGCTACAGCAGTGATGACACAAACTAGATTTCAAGTGTTTGATGTCTCTAAAAACTGCCTGGCAGAAACCTTTAGCGGAACCATTTATTCAGTGCTTTGTAAATCGACAGTAGTCAGTTCTAACCTCATTCCATTAGTTGTCACCACTATAACTTGTCATTGCTATCATGATGTGCTTGTACTCTGTGGAGTATTTGAAGTACAATATGCTGCAATGCTTTAAAAGAAGACCTATGGTGAGTTCTGGTCTGTGGTCAGAAGggttaataaagaaatattttaaaaatgtttgtgtattttgccAATTGCCACAGAACAAAACTCCAAAACTTTTTcaagttaattttatttacagcatttggcTCATCATTTTAACATTTTGCAGATATAGGAATTAATAAAATTAGTAGTCTTACCAAACTATCTTTATTGGGCATTGTTTATACTTATATACTTACACaatgttatttaattttgtttaaacttTAACAGAAAAATGGGATTTACATAATTTTGTTATAACAATTGTGACACAATTTAGGGATATAAAAACTGCACATAGATTAGAAGCAGCTTGATCTCATCAGTTGAAAAAGCCCTGGACTGGTCATTATTTGTAAATATCTTTCTATCTAGCAGAGATAAGAAAACTGTTTACTATCGACTCATTTCCATGACAATATcttatttttcctctttttcctgGAAAGAAAATTCTTTAATAACAAAATCAACTGCATCTCCTGCTAGTACTAAATCTCAGAAGAACATGACCACAAGTGAAAATGTATCTGGTTATGTTCAGTCCACAGGTAAGATATATGAGATTTATGAGATTTATGAGCTCTCGttcataaacatattaaaataaagtgttataaaGTTCAGGAATTTGTGGCCTAAGATTTGAAAACTGGGCTTGGGACTGGAGTCAATCCCCAGTCGATCCCCCAAGACTGGCAGAAATAGGGAAGGTTggagagtgaaggaacagcactttcCTCTTCCCTCAATCCACGGCTCCTCCCTGACTCCCAGCTCAACCCTTCTCCTAGTGCATGGATGGGAGTAATTTGGAAAGCACTTTTTTAATTGTATGTTGTATAGtgtcaaaaaataaatgcacattgcACATTAAAAGATCACAAAAAATGTTTAGGGTTTAGGTTGAATATGCCCTGTAAATTTTAGCTGAACTGGAATTTTTTTGTGCCAGTGCAGTGCACTTATATTTAAGGGAGAAACGTGACCAGGTTgaccagtttgaggaaaactgaacatacacaaacaagcaCAAGACGAGCTTATGAATATAGGACCATAATAGCTGAAAATTATGTGCCATACTCAACCCATTTACATAGGAATATGttaatcatttcactaaaaacCAACCTACACtagagaaagacaaaaaagtgaacaaacagcaaCCACTGTCCATGCATTTGCAAGCATTTACTGTCTACATCCATCTTAAATATTTCTATTAGACAAAGCTGGTGTTACGTATTGATCTTCCCTTtcaccataaatgtcattttagaaaGCAGatatttgcttcttattcacaattttcgtaTTCAAACATTTAGTTATTCGCCAGCATCATAAATTCTCAATTCCACCCTAACAGCTAAAGATAGTGCTAGATTTAgaaactttaaaacacacaaaccaattgtacgccatgtcactaaaacatctacctacttaaatgaaagacaaaaaaataatattaacaataatttacacactcaaaataaaagcacaataaTCGTAGGTAGAGTAAATGGAGGTCAGCTAACTACAGATTCTGTCCATGTGCCAGTTCTTAAGGAAACTATCACAGAAGACCATAGGTGCGTCTCAATTCAGGGGATTGCATCCTTCAAAGGATGGGGTCTATGAATGTCTGTCCTTGGAACGCCAAACCAAAATGGAACAGTCTACTTTACAGTGGATTTGCTGCTTAGATAatctgttacagacaatgactgaatgaataaatgaacatttgCTGGTTGGTAATCtcataatgttcaaaaatataggCTCAAATTTTGTTATAACATGTAAATTGATTGACTGATAGAAACACcgttattattttgtttttgttttcactcTTGTGTGGTGTAAAAAGATAATTAAAGGTTATGGCAAAATATGAATAAGTACAACATAATATGTTTTTTGCAAATAGGCTATTGGGGAAAAATATTGCACGTACACTTCTCTCACAGAATCTACCATTTTTGCAGGTGATGAGTCAAAACCTTCTATGGAAAAGGTGTTGATTGCGCTGTTTATTTTGCTCCTGGTTGGGATACTTTTGCTTGGAATATATTATAATAGAACCAGAATATTTTCAAGTAAGTAACAGTATTTTATCACATTTGCCAATAAGAAATGAGATAAAATGTAAAGACATATGAAACATGTATCAGCATTTACCTTTCCAATCCCTGTCAGACATGCTTCtttttaaagcaaaacaaaaacataagcaTAAGACCGAAGACTGGAAGTTGACATTCATGATCCTTatccaaaaacactttttataaaattcagatgtttcctccacatttgctagctctccagtctgtttgcttgATCAAAACCAgtctataaaatatttttatgacaTCCCAGTGTCTGGAATTGAGTGAAAAACCAAAGTTTCTCGCTCCAGTATGCTaagctttctcttgctctcacgGTCTCTCATGTTcccttgcgctctctctctctctctgtctctatcgctttctctctgtgttcatgGCAGAGGCGTCTGGTGTTTATTAGACAATAGAGAGTACTCTAAACGTTGAAAAACCCTAACCAAGATGAATATATTGCTCtttttctgctccataggtgggtaatatttttgctgtttcagattacttaaggtggaaatgtctcaaTTTGCGAGACAGCTAaatgcattactgaaagtgctacaaaactaaacaactcgagttacaaatgagtttctgtggtaattgaaACAGTTAAAAAACTCTTACAGTTCAGCATTGTACAAACAATAGTTGTTTTATTCCTTAAACataccgctccactttaaaagactcTGGGCTTTTGAGCTTAAAGAACTCACACTGTGATTCCCCTCAACTGTAGATATCACCTTGAAGAGAAACACCGTTACAGAATCTAATCAAATGAagttaatataaaacataaaaagacACATTTTGGGACCAAATCCAAATTACTTGTTACATTTGTTGTTGCAGACGCTTGCCAAAACCAAGAACAGAGGTACATTACACAATACACATGAGAATAGTACAGTCATTTGGTGATATGTAATCTGCATCAGAATATATTACTGCAGTGGTTTACAGCTCTAGTGTTAGAATAGGCCTGAAACATTAACAGCGTGAAATTATGTAGAAAGTTAGTGATCTAAAAAAATTTTGATTcaaccaaaaaacaaaatcagtcaATATGTGACAATGTGACAATATAATCACAAATGCCAGTCAAAAATCTTTAAAGTCTCAATCTATTAAAACAACCAAATACTCTACAAGAACTACCTTTATTGTAATCCCACTAAACACATTAATTAATTGGAGAGAACATGGGTCAAGATGATAGGGCCAAGTTAAACTCAGGAGCAAATTCATGTTCACCATTTTAACTCTTTAAATCAGTGATTGCCAACTGTTCAGTCTCCATGATTATATAAGTTGATCGTGATAAAACATATGGCTGTTTCAGTATCACGTTTAAATTATTGTAGCTGCGTAATTTTTTTATCCGCAACGATTAAGCAGGAACATAAAAAACTTCTGTCACACTGGGTTTGTGTCCGTAAGATGTTGATACTCAACTGCGGTGTCTCTGCCCTGGCTGAGCCAACATGGCAACAGCACTGATGGTTGGGGTTTCAAACCGGGAGATATTATACAACTATTGCATGCAGattacaaaatacaacaaaagCGAGAGTCACACTATGAGGAAAATAGATTTACcatgaaaaacacataaaaaccaTGTAACATATTGACATATTGCTCAAACCGTTGCCCTGTTTTAGGGTATTCCtggttttaaactgttaaaCTCAGTAAGGGCCTTTACTCAAGCTTATTCTTTGAATTATTTGCAAGGGAAAGACAATCATACAGAATCAGAATACACCAGAACCAGAGATGGAAACCACTGTAGTAGTGTATCAGAGATTATGTGTAAACTGTActaattaacattttattaaactaaCAGTTTTCTCTTGATTCTAGTAGACAAGCTAATTCAGAATACACGAAAGGTATTTTCttcaaaaaacaattaaatatttatggtGAACTGTAAACTTATAAAGTGATTAtcatttggtttgtttttccattttctaGTGTCAGAACCAGAGACCCAGGCAGTGCACAGGTAAATGAGAGTAGTTACCTAAAAGTTAAGTTTGTGTAAAAGTACTTTAAGTCTTAATAGTAAcctcattttattttgtgtcaTAAATGTTACAGGACAGACTCCATTAATGACATGTTGGAATACTCCACAATACCAGAATTCATAGGTAACATCCAGTATTACATGGGTTTCAAAAAGCCTTCAAATCAAAGTTCACAGAAAGTCTGGGCAGATTTAGAACAGCAGATTTAGACAATGCTCTCTGAATTAACCCATAATTAACACAAAAATGTGTAGTTATTATGTTTACAACAGGGAAGATGAGGGCTGtcattagtaaaaaaaaaaagctattagCCCACAGAATAGAAAACTGTTCAGCTAAAAACAGTATAACAGTATATAAAATacatcaaaaatatatttgctaAAAGGATGCATTCTTCAGACATCGCAACACTGGAATCCAAGATCTGAGAAATTGAGGCTAGATGCTAAAGTTACTAAATGTGGAAAACACTTTTTTACCAAAAGCAGAAGAAATCAAATAGTTCAATTAGTGCAAGCTGATAAGCATAGATAAATGAAAGTGGAAATCAAGAAGAAAACATAGAATGACCATTAAGAGAATAAGCTTATAATGCCTCTATATATGTAGATACTCCACAAGGACAAAGGACAAACAATAGAGAAAATGTGTAGGAGCTAATGAGTCCAAAGGGTAAGCATTGAAGTATAAGAAGTGTGTGATAAAAGGTTGAATAATTTGATATATGAAAGCCTTAGGGAAGACACTggtaaaatgaaattaaattcagCCATTTATAGTAAATAATGcaaaaattaatgtaattaatttaaaaactaaCACAAATTATTCGATTACTCAATCAAATCTGCAATCtgtaatataaatatgtaaaaaatattttattgcagaTAACACTTGTCCAGCAGCTGTTTGGTAAGTAACTTCTTAGTGGTCTTCTGGGTACTGGAAAACAAAATCTGAAACTGTAACAGAAAACTTAACTTACTTGGTGATTCTtcaatgtttaattttaattaacttCTATCTTCCTAGTAATGCTGAGGGTGGGGTATATAGTCTGACACAATTCAATGAATTATACAGTTTGGCAGAGCATAATGGTATGTACATGCATTTGGTAATATTCAGAATC is a window from the Hoplias malabaricus isolate fHopMal1 chromosome 11, fHopMal1.hap1, whole genome shotgun sequence genome containing:
- the LOC136709919 gene encoding uncharacterized protein isoform X5, translated to MIMKTASPPIGNYSCVYSEKKIYAKNVTASGQRSIYVQVIENSLITKSTASPASTKSQKNMTTSENVSGYVQSTGDESKPSMEKVLIALFILLLVGILLLGIYYNRTRIFSNACQNQEQSRQANSEYTKVSEPETQAVHRTDSINDMLEYSTIPEFIDNTCPAAVCNAEGGVYSLTQFNELYSLAEHNGNLSDIKTSTAIYGKVQKQKKAKAHDEFLMYQ